One genomic region from Mesorhizobium terrae encodes:
- the mtnA gene encoding S-methyl-5-thioribose-1-phosphate isomerase, translated as MNVGGKHFRTIWLNEDGRSVDIIDQRWLPHEFRVVTLSTVDDVAVAIRDMWVRGAPLIGVTAAYGMAIQMRQDASDAALDDAWEKLNETRPTAINLRWALDEMRKLLKPLPVAERVAAAYKRAAEIADEDVELNRSIGGNGLAIIKQIAARKKPGERVNILTHCNAGWLATVDYGTATAPIYLAVEAGIPVHVYVDETRPRNQGAQLTAWEMAGHGVPHTLIVDNAGGHLMQHGEVDMVIVGTDRTTANGDVCNKIGTYLKALAAKDNDIPFYVALPSPTIDWTVSDGLTEIPIEERSGDEVSYVQGKAATGEIVQVRVSPETSPSGNPAFDVTPARLVTGLITERGVAKASRDGLAALFPERRQG; from the coding sequence GTGAACGTTGGCGGCAAGCATTTTCGCACCATCTGGCTGAACGAGGACGGCCGCTCGGTCGACATCATCGACCAGCGCTGGCTGCCGCATGAGTTCCGCGTCGTCACCCTGTCGACGGTGGACGATGTCGCCGTCGCCATTCGCGACATGTGGGTGCGCGGCGCGCCGTTGATCGGCGTCACCGCCGCCTATGGCATGGCCATCCAGATGCGCCAGGATGCGTCCGACGCCGCCCTCGACGATGCCTGGGAAAAGCTCAACGAAACGCGTCCGACCGCGATCAACCTGCGCTGGGCGCTGGATGAAATGCGCAAGCTCCTGAAGCCGCTGCCCGTGGCCGAGCGCGTCGCCGCCGCCTACAAGCGCGCCGCCGAGATCGCCGACGAGGATGTCGAACTCAACCGCTCCATCGGCGGCAACGGGCTCGCCATCATCAAGCAGATCGCCGCCAGGAAGAAGCCGGGCGAACGGGTCAACATCCTCACCCATTGCAACGCCGGCTGGCTGGCGACGGTCGATTACGGCACCGCCACCGCGCCGATCTATCTGGCGGTCGAGGCCGGCATTCCGGTCCACGTCTATGTCGACGAAACGCGCCCGCGCAATCAGGGCGCGCAGCTCACCGCCTGGGAAATGGCCGGCCATGGCGTGCCGCACACCTTGATCGTCGACAATGCCGGCGGCCACCTGATGCAGCATGGCGAGGTGGATATGGTCATCGTCGGCACCGACCGCACCACCGCCAATGGCGATGTCTGCAACAAGATCGGCACCTATCTGAAGGCGCTAGCCGCCAAGGACAACGACATCCCCTTCTATGTCGCGCTGCCGTCACCGACCATTGACTGGACCGTCTCCGACGGGCTGACGGAAATCCCGATCGAGGAGCGCTCGGGCGACGAGGTTTCCTACGTTCAAGGCAAGGCCGCTACCGGTGAGATCGTCCAGGTGCGCGTGTCGCCGGAGACGTCGCCGTCCGGAAATCCCGCCTTCGACGTGACGCCGGCGCGCCTCGTCACCGGCCTCATCACCGAACGCGGTGTTGCCAAGGCTTCGCGCGACGGGCTGGCGGCTTTGTTCCCGGAACGCAGGCAAGGCTGA
- the mtnK gene encoding S-methyl-5-thioribose kinase: MAKNASFEALTVETLPARLGGLAALADHLGKDVSAWRVREVGDGNLNLVFIVEGAKGSVVVKQALPYVRLVGESWPLPLKRSFFEYHALVRQEVRAGKGSVPAILHFDEAQALIVMEFLTPHIILRKELIAGRQPPRIAEDLGLFVARTLFRGSDLHMAARERKADLALFADNVELCDITENLVFTDPYFEATLNRHTPALDPLVAELRADRDLKVEAQRLKHLFAANAETLLHGDLHTGSIMVTDADTRVIDPEFAFYGPMAFDVGMLLSNFWMSYFSQSGHEQDGSREAMRAYLLQTVTGIWSVFRAEFSRLWRTERTGMLYARSLFEDRGDALGAEQALDGVLHDLWQDLLGFAGVEAHRRILGLAHNADFETIEDEAERAVCEAKALRFGRHIAVNRRAIHSIEEVNALAALIEKGAYA, encoded by the coding sequence ATGGCAAAAAATGCTTCTTTCGAGGCGCTGACTGTTGAAACATTGCCCGCGAGGCTCGGCGGCCTTGCGGCCCTGGCCGATCATCTCGGCAAGGACGTTTCGGCCTGGCGCGTTCGCGAGGTAGGCGATGGCAATCTGAACCTCGTCTTCATCGTCGAGGGCGCGAAGGGCTCGGTCGTCGTCAAGCAGGCTTTGCCCTATGTCCGGCTGGTGGGCGAAAGCTGGCCGTTGCCGCTGAAGCGTTCCTTCTTCGAATATCATGCGCTGGTCAGGCAGGAAGTGCGCGCCGGCAAGGGCTCGGTGCCAGCCATTCTGCATTTCGACGAGGCGCAGGCGCTGATCGTCATGGAATTCCTGACGCCGCACATCATCCTGCGCAAGGAATTGATCGCCGGTCGCCAGCCGCCGCGCATCGCCGAGGATCTCGGCCTGTTCGTGGCGCGCACCCTGTTCCGCGGCTCCGACCTGCATATGGCCGCGCGGGAACGCAAAGCCGATCTGGCGTTGTTCGCCGACAATGTCGAACTGTGCGACATCACCGAGAACCTGGTCTTCACCGATCCCTATTTCGAAGCGACGCTGAACCGCCATACGCCGGCGCTCGACCCGCTGGTTGCCGAATTGCGCGCCGACCGCGACCTGAAGGTCGAGGCCCAGCGTCTGAAGCACCTCTTCGCCGCCAATGCCGAGACCTTGCTGCACGGCGATCTGCATACCGGCTCGATCATGGTGACAGACGCCGATACGCGCGTCATCGATCCCGAATTCGCCTTCTACGGGCCGATGGCCTTTGACGTCGGCATGCTGCTTTCCAATTTCTGGATGTCCTATTTCTCGCAGTCCGGCCATGAACAGGATGGTTCGCGCGAGGCGATGCGCGCTTACCTGCTCCAGACCGTCACCGGTATCTGGTCCGTCTTCCGCGCCGAATTCTCGCGCCTGTGGCGCACCGAGCGCACCGGCATGCTCTATGCCCGCAGCCTGTTCGAGGATCGCGGCGACGCGCTTGGCGCCGAACAGGCGCTTGACGGGGTGCTGCACGACCTCTGGCAGGATCTGCTTGGTTTCGCCGGGGTCGAGGCGCATCGCCGCATTCTCGGCCTCGCCCATAATGCCGATTTCGAGACCATCGAGGACGAGGCGGAACGCGCCGTCTGCGAGGCCAAGGCACTGCGCTTCGGTCGCCATATCGCGGTCAACCGCCGCGCCATCCACAGCATTGAAGAGGTCAACGCGCTGGCCGCGCTGATCGAGAAGGGAGCATACGCGTGA
- a CDS encoding sugar ABC transporter ATP-binding protein — protein MAAEAVFRIADLKKSFGSIQVLGGVSLDLHPGEVTVLMGANGAGKSTLVKVISGVHSRDGGAMTLGAADFAPKSPAEAIRAGVVTVHQNINDGVVAALDVGTNLTLDRLSGKGQPLLFSPRRVQREARAVAERMGLDIDLSAAISDLTLADRQMVAIARAMAHEPKVLILDEPTSSLSSAEANRLFSLVDRLKSHGVAILYISHRMSDIRRLADRIVSLRDGQIVGTFDKAPLDYEGAVNAMLGRKVHQNAFAAKSGGNTIFSAENLVIADGARPISLSLGDGEIVAVTGLVGVGKTALAETLFGLRRPHRGAMTLNGRAYAPRSPAEAVGAGAFLVAKDRAENGIVGAFNIFENMSLPFLKRISAFGVLRRGTERAIARRQIDELGIVCRTEKDEMSTLSGGNQQKVMVARWMAQPSALFMLDEPFQGVDIAARRDIAAKLRASAAGRATLVFVTEIDEALETADRILVMSEHTIVGEHKNERVDMDRLLAEVAGQTVRGAA, from the coding sequence ATGGCCGCAGAAGCCGTGTTCCGCATTGCGGATTTGAAGAAATCCTTCGGCTCGATCCAAGTTCTCGGCGGCGTCAGCCTCGACCTGCATCCAGGCGAGGTGACGGTGCTGATGGGCGCCAATGGGGCGGGCAAGTCGACGCTGGTGAAGGTGATCAGCGGCGTGCATTCGCGTGATGGCGGCGCCATGACACTGGGCGCCGCCGACTTCGCGCCGAAGAGCCCGGCGGAGGCGATCCGCGCCGGTGTCGTCACCGTGCACCAGAACATCAACGACGGCGTCGTCGCCGCGCTCGATGTCGGCACCAACCTGACGCTCGACCGGCTGAGCGGCAAGGGCCAGCCTTTGCTCTTCAGCCCGCGCCGCGTGCAACGCGAGGCGCGTGCCGTGGCCGAGCGCATGGGCCTCGACATCGATCTCAGCGCCGCCATCAGCGATCTGACCCTGGCCGACCGCCAGATGGTGGCGATCGCTCGCGCCATGGCGCATGAGCCCAAGGTTCTGATCCTCGACGAGCCGACGTCGTCGCTGTCCAGCGCCGAGGCCAACCGGCTGTTTTCGCTGGTCGACCGGCTGAAGTCGCATGGCGTTGCCATTCTGTATATCTCGCACCGCATGTCGGACATCCGCCGCCTGGCCGACCGCATCGTTTCGCTGCGCGACGGCCAGATCGTCGGCACATTCGACAAGGCGCCGCTCGACTATGAGGGCGCGGTCAACGCCATGCTCGGCCGCAAGGTCCATCAGAACGCCTTCGCCGCCAAATCCGGCGGCAACACGATCTTCTCCGCCGAAAATCTGGTGATCGCCGACGGCGCCAGACCGATCTCGCTGTCGCTCGGCGATGGCGAGATCGTCGCGGTGACCGGCCTGGTCGGTGTCGGCAAGACGGCGCTCGCCGAAACGCTGTTCGGACTGCGCCGGCCGCATCGTGGCGCGATGACCTTGAACGGACGCGCCTATGCCCCGCGTTCGCCGGCCGAGGCGGTCGGCGCCGGTGCCTTCCTGGTAGCCAAGGACCGCGCCGAGAACGGCATCGTCGGCGCCTTCAACATCTTCGAGAATATGAGCCTGCCATTTCTGAAGCGGATTTCGGCTTTTGGCGTGCTGCGCCGAGGCACTGAGCGCGCCATCGCTCGCCGGCAGATCGACGAACTCGGCATCGTCTGCCGCACCGAAAAGGACGAGATGTCGACCTTGTCGGGTGGCAACCAGCAGAAGGTGATGGTGGCGCGCTGGATGGCGCAGCCCTCCGCACTGTTCATGCTGGACGAACCATTCCAGGGCGTGGACATCGCCGCGCGCCGCGACATCGCCGCCAAGCTCAGGGCAAGTGCCGCCGGCCGCGCGACGCTGGTCTTCGTCACCGAAATCGACGAGGCGTTGGAGACGGCGGACCGCATCCTGGTCATGTCCGAGCACACGATCGTCGGCGAACACAAGAACGAACGCGTCGACATGGACCGGCTGCTGGCGGAAGTCGCCGGCCAGACGGTGCGGGGCGCGGCCTGA
- a CDS encoding ABC transporter permease, translating to MSLRDIAVRYGFLVLFVALVAYFASTADGFVSPQSAVFIFQSVAITGILALGVTATLVVGGFDLSIGSVATSSMMAAAYVMVVLNQNALVAVLVCLAIGVLIGLINGFLIVYMRVPDLLATLGMMFLLLGLQRIPTEGRSIATGMTMPDGSVAPGKFSDAFLALGRYRFDFFAPNLVPVSVVVLVVLAVAIWFFLEYTRFGRMMYAVGSNERAAELAGAPVKAYKIWAYVISGIFASIGGILLAARLGRGDIASGNNLLLDAVAAALIGFAVLGASKPNAFGTAVGALFVGVLLQGLTMMNAPYYTQDFVKGGVLVVALVFTFALSTRAKR from the coding sequence ATGAGCCTGCGTGACATTGCCGTGCGCTACGGCTTCCTGGTGCTGTTCGTGGCGCTCGTGGCCTATTTCGCCTCCACCGCCGACGGCTTCGTGTCGCCGCAGAGCGCGGTGTTCATCTTCCAGTCGGTGGCGATCACCGGCATCCTGGCGCTTGGCGTCACCGCAACGCTGGTGGTGGGCGGTTTCGACCTCTCCATCGGCTCGGTGGCAACGAGCTCGATGATGGCTGCCGCCTATGTGATGGTGGTGCTGAACCAGAACGCGCTGGTGGCGGTGCTGGTCTGCCTCGCCATCGGCGTGCTGATCGGCCTGATCAACGGCTTCCTGATCGTCTATATGCGCGTGCCGGATCTTCTGGCGACGCTCGGCATGATGTTCCTGCTGCTTGGCCTGCAGCGCATCCCGACCGAAGGCCGCTCGATTGCCACCGGCATGACCATGCCCGATGGCTCGGTGGCACCCGGCAAATTCAGCGACGCGTTCCTGGCGCTCGGCCGCTACCGCTTCGATTTCTTCGCGCCGAACCTGGTGCCGGTTTCCGTCGTGGTGCTGGTGGTGCTGGCGGTAGCGATCTGGTTCTTCCTCGAATACACGCGTTTCGGACGCATGATGTATGCCGTCGGCTCCAACGAACGGGCGGCCGAACTCGCCGGCGCGCCTGTCAAGGCATACAAGATCTGGGCCTACGTGATTTCCGGCATATTCGCCTCAATCGGCGGGATTTTGCTCGCCGCCCGGCTTGGACGCGGCGACATCGCCTCGGGTAACAATCTGCTGCTCGACGCGGTGGCGGCGGCGCTGATCGGCTTCGCCGTTTTGGGTGCTTCCAAACCCAATGCGTTCGGCACTGCTGTCGGCGCGCTGTTCGTCGGCGTGCTCTTGCAGGGACTGACCATGATGAACGCTCCCTACTACACCCAGGATTTCGTCAAGGGCGGAGTGCTCGTGGTCGCGCTCGTCTTCACTTTCGCCCTGTCGACCAGGGCCAAACGGTAA
- a CDS encoding substrate-binding domain-containing protein produces the protein MKFDRRTLAKLVVGLLGATVLGFSPALAQDKPAPFDKPGQVKIALVRYLSTGDFFQAYLAGVQSQAKALGVDLRVLDSKQDAALQADMVDQAIALGVNGIIIQHGLTESMKDAAQRAVDAGIKVVAFDVNVENPKIPQIEQSDRDLARLALEQAIKDNGESWKSGYVYVAGIAPLDRRNETWVDFKKKYPGIKEAAQFGTLDNPIANSVANQARSVLSANPDIKVMFAPYDEFAKGVKIAVDEAGLSKGVKIYSADISTSDIAAMREPDSAWAATAATNPAVVGQVSVRALAQLLAGEDPGKSVVVPPTLITQKELIDKDIKNMEDLSAKLPQFAHADVAMPKWMPNPNAK, from the coding sequence ATGAAATTTGATCGCAGAACACTCGCCAAGCTGGTCGTCGGCCTGCTCGGCGCCACGGTGCTGGGCTTCTCGCCAGCGCTGGCGCAGGACAAGCCGGCGCCCTTCGACAAGCCGGGCCAGGTCAAGATCGCGCTGGTGCGCTATCTGTCGACCGGCGACTTCTTCCAGGCCTATCTGGCCGGCGTTCAATCGCAGGCCAAGGCGCTCGGCGTCGACCTGCGCGTGCTGGACTCCAAGCAGGACGCAGCCCTGCAGGCCGACATGGTCGACCAGGCCATCGCGCTTGGCGTCAACGGCATCATCATCCAGCACGGCCTGACGGAATCGATGAAGGACGCGGCCCAGCGCGCGGTCGACGCCGGCATCAAGGTGGTGGCCTTCGACGTGAATGTCGAAAACCCGAAGATCCCGCAGATCGAGCAGTCGGACCGCGACCTTGCCCGCCTCGCGCTCGAGCAGGCGATCAAAGACAATGGCGAAAGCTGGAAGTCCGGCTATGTCTATGTCGCCGGCATCGCGCCGCTCGACCGCCGCAACGAGACCTGGGTCGACTTCAAGAAGAAGTATCCGGGCATCAAGGAAGCCGCGCAGTTCGGCACGCTGGACAACCCGATCGCCAATTCGGTGGCCAACCAGGCGCGTTCGGTGCTGTCGGCGAACCCGGACATCAAGGTGATGTTCGCGCCTTACGACGAATTCGCCAAGGGCGTGAAGATCGCGGTTGACGAGGCCGGCCTCTCGAAGGGCGTCAAGATCTACTCGGCCGACATCTCGACCTCGGACATCGCGGCAATGCGCGAGCCCGACAGCGCCTGGGCAGCGACCGCTGCCACCAACCCGGCCGTGGTCGGCCAGGTCTCGGTGCGCGCGCTGGCGCAGCTTCTGGCCGGCGAAGACCCGGGCAAGAGCGTCGTCGTGCCGCCGACACTGATCACCCAGAAGGAGCTGATCGACAAGGACATCAAGAACATGGAAGATCTGTCGGCAAAGCTGCCCCAGTTCGCCCACGCCGATGTCGCCATGCCGAAGTGGATGCCGAACCCGAACGCCAAGTAG
- a CDS encoding SRPBCC family protein produces the protein MKFDVETYLGAVTRSVETLKRQGEPMRAVTLSRSYATTAQDLWDAIVNPERLRRWFLPISGDLKLGGHYQLEGNAGGTIERCEPPRHLYVTWEFGGGVSWVELRLEPKGQEAELTLVHICPINDHWTKFGPGAVGIGWDLGLLGLVGYLAGTPFDEATFSASSEGKAYMRGSAEGWRRADIASGEAESRATHAARQTAAFYTGETAEGT, from the coding sequence ATGAAATTCGATGTCGAAACCTATCTTGGGGCGGTCACGCGGTCGGTCGAGACGCTGAAGCGCCAAGGCGAGCCCATGCGCGCCGTCACGCTCAGCCGGAGCTACGCCACGACGGCCCAGGACCTTTGGGATGCCATCGTCAACCCCGAACGGTTGCGGCGCTGGTTCCTGCCGATCTCCGGCGACCTGAAGCTTGGCGGACACTATCAGCTCGAGGGCAATGCCGGCGGCACGATCGAACGCTGCGAACCGCCCAGGCATCTTTACGTGACGTGGGAATTCGGTGGCGGGGTAAGCTGGGTCGAGCTTCGACTGGAGCCCAAGGGCCAGGAGGCCGAGCTGACACTCGTCCACATCTGTCCGATCAACGATCATTGGACAAAATTCGGCCCCGGCGCCGTCGGCATAGGCTGGGATCTCGGCCTGCTCGGCCTGGTGGGGTATCTCGCCGGAACACCGTTCGACGAGGCGACGTTTTCGGCCTCCTCCGAAGGCAAGGCCTATATGCGCGGCAGCGCGGAGGGCTGGCGCCGGGCCGATATCGCTTCCGGCGAAGCGGAAAGCCGGGCCACGCACGCGGCGCGGCAGACGGCGGCTTTCTACACCGGCGAGACGGCGGAGGGCACTTGA
- a CDS encoding ArsR/SmtB family transcription factor has product MHAFDILGDPVRRRILELLAEGERRSGQVVEIIQAEFGITQAAVSQHLRVLREGGFASVRIDGARRLYTIDAAPLRDVDGWLDRFRTFWEPKLAALDTEIARGRKARGELGGEG; this is encoded by the coding sequence ATGCACGCCTTCGACATCCTCGGCGACCCGGTGCGGCGACGCATCCTCGAACTGCTTGCCGAGGGCGAGCGGCGCTCCGGCCAGGTCGTCGAAATCATCCAGGCCGAGTTCGGCATCACCCAGGCCGCGGTGTCGCAACACCTGCGCGTTCTGCGCGAAGGCGGTTTCGCCTCCGTGCGTATCGACGGCGCGCGCCGCCTCTATACGATCGACGCCGCGCCGCTGCGCGACGTCGATGGCTGGCTCGATCGCTTTCGCACCTTCTGGGAGCCGAAGCTCGCGGCGCTCGACACCGAGATCGCGCGCGGCCGCAAGGCGCGCGGCGAACTCGG